The following coding sequences lie in one Candidatus Phytoplasma solani genomic window:
- a CDS encoding sigma-70 family RNA polymerase sigma factor, translating to MLRQELFKDFLKNKKNLEIRNQLIELHLPLVKKLTYQFKYYPRVLTKEDLYQEGVLGLIKALNNYQDLGYDFIAYATPTIKSEIRELIRKSHSPSIPQKTTKPNNISFKEEKYKQPNWDKILNPHQLWLKQVNHEVFLKLLRKKLSKNEFNIICLSFGVTLGDINETHQPTLSNQEIAQKLKLKLSQIEDLKDNAIRKLNPNYKNKEKPKNVK from the coding sequence ATGTTAAGACAAGAATTATTTAAAGATTTTTTAAAAAATAAAAAGAATTTAGAAATTCGTAATCAATTAATCGAACTTCATTTACCTTTAGTCAAAAAACTAACTTATCAATTTAAATATTATCCTCGAGTTTTAACCAAAGAAGATTTATACCAAGAAGGCGTTTTAGGATTAATCAAAGCCCTCAATAATTACCAAGATTTAGGATATGACTTTATCGCCTACGCTACTCCCACCATCAAATCGGAAATCCGCGAATTAATAAGAAAAAGCCACTCACCTTCAATACCCCAAAAAACAACCAAACCAAATAATATCAGCTTTAAAGAAGAAAAATACAAACAACCTAATTGGGATAAAATCCTTAATCCACATCAATTATGGTTAAAACAAGTAAACCATGAAGTATTCTTAAAATTACTAAGAAAAAAACTAAGCAAAAACGAATTTAATATTATTTGTTTAAGTTTCGGAGTTACTTTGGGCGACATCAACGAAACTCACCAACCAACTTTATCCAACCAAGAAATCGCCCAAAAACTAAAATTAAAACTCTCACAAATTGAAGATTTAAAAGATAATGCAATCCGAAAATTAAACCCAAATTATAAAAATAAGGAGAAACCAAAAAATGTTAAATAA
- a CDS encoding single-stranded DNA-binding protein: MLNKVQLIGNIAHDLEKQYINSNNDQIPKIDFNLAINNKDKVQYIPCVVFRNQAENCHKYLHKGSKIYVEGTLSIQKYTTNEGQSRTNTKVIIQNVIFLNNKPK; encoded by the coding sequence ATGTTAAATAAAGTGCAACTAATTGGCAATATCGCCCATGACCTAGAAAAACAATATATCAACAGTAACAATGACCAAATCCCTAAAATAGATTTCAATTTAGCAATCAACAACAAGGATAAAGTCCAGTATATCCCTTGTGTAGTATTCCGTAATCAAGCCGAAAACTGCCACAAATACCTACATAAAGGTTCAAAAATATATGTCGAAGGAACTCTGTCGATCCAAAAATATACTACAAACGAAGGACAATCACGAACCAATACCAAAGTAATCATCCAAAACGTCATTTTTTTAAACAACAAACCCAAATAA
- a CDS encoding DNA adenine methylase: MKINWIGCKKQLLPQIISHLPSKFKTYYEPFLGSGVVYFHLKPKKAILNDNDSQLITMWKQSLQNPHHFVNKVKAMENYIYQYHDQKNQKQAYKNLLNQYNQNTKKRKKLTRSAIFYVLKKYAFRGITRYDNQINLKTNFGYKPKQKIPIINLNELVTFQRHFQKKKHVLYCMDFRQVIANSQKGDFLFIDPPYYYEGIKDKDFYQKPFSFADHQQLALGLHQATKRGVKWLYTNYETTPICNLFQECNIIKVKTTTSHCLTNKNINQEIIIKNYN; the protein is encoded by the coding sequence ATGAAAATTAACTGGATCGGTTGTAAGAAACAACTTTTACCACAAATTATTTCCCATTTACCTTCTAAATTTAAAACCTATTATGAACCATTTTTAGGAAGCGGTGTTGTTTATTTTCATTTAAAACCTAAAAAAGCTATTTTAAATGATAACGATTCCCAATTAATCACTATGTGGAAACAAAGTCTCCAAAATCCCCATCATTTTGTTAACAAAGTCAAAGCCATGGAAAATTATATTTATCAATATCACGACCAAAAGAACCAAAAACAAGCTTACAAAAATTTACTAAACCAATATAACCAAAATACCAAAAAAAGAAAAAAATTAACCAGGTCAGCTATCTTTTATGTTTTAAAAAAATACGCTTTTCGCGGTATTACTCGTTATGATAATCAAATTAATTTAAAAACAAATTTTGGCTACAAGCCCAAACAAAAAATTCCCATCATCAATTTAAACGAATTAGTTACATTCCAAAGACATTTCCAAAAGAAAAAACATGTTTTATATTGTATGGATTTTCGTCAAGTTATCGCCAATAGTCAAAAAGGCGATTTTCTTTTTATCGATCCGCCATATTACTATGAAGGAATTAAAGACAAAGACTTTTACCAAAAACCATTTTCTTTTGCAGATCATCAACAATTAGCCTTGGGATTACACCAAGCAACCAAAAGGGGCGTCAAATGGTTATACACCAATTATGAAACAACCCCAATTTGTAATTTGTTCCAAGAATGCAACATCATTAAAGTGAAAACGACTACCAGTCACTGTTTAACCAATAAAAACATCAATCAAGAAATCATTATTAAAAATTATAATTAG